In Streptomyces sp. NBC_00483, a single window of DNA contains:
- a CDS encoding acetyl-CoA C-acetyltransferase, protein MPEAVIVSAARSPIGRAFKGSLKDLRPDDLTATIIQAALAKVPELDPREIDDLMLGCGLPGGEQGNNLGRIVSVQMGMDHLPGCTVTRYCSSSLQTTRMALHAIKAGEGDVFISAGVEMVSRFAKGNSDSLPDTRNPLFADAEARTAEVATQENTSWHDPREDGLVPDAYIAMGQTAENLARVKGITRAEMDAFGVRSQNRAEEAIKNGFWEREITPVTTPDGTVVSKDDGPRAGVTLEGVSGLKPVFRPDGLVTAANCCPLNDGAAALVIMSDTKARELGLTPLARVVSTGVSGLSPEIMGLGPVEASKQALKRANLTIDDIDLAEINEAFAAQVIPSARELGIDEDKLNVNGGAIAVGHPFGMTGARITGTLINSLQFHDKQFGLETMCVGGGQGMAMVIERLS, encoded by the coding sequence ATGCCCGAAGCAGTGATCGTCTCAGCCGCCCGTTCCCCCATCGGCCGCGCCTTCAAGGGGTCGCTCAAGGACCTCCGCCCGGACGACCTGACCGCCACGATCATCCAGGCCGCCCTCGCCAAGGTCCCCGAGCTCGACCCCCGCGAGATCGACGACCTGATGCTCGGCTGCGGCCTCCCCGGCGGCGAGCAGGGCAACAACCTCGGCCGCATCGTCTCCGTACAGATGGGCATGGACCACCTCCCGGGCTGCACCGTCACCCGGTACTGCTCCAGCTCGCTCCAGACGACCCGCATGGCGCTGCACGCCATCAAGGCCGGCGAGGGCGACGTCTTCATCTCGGCCGGCGTCGAGATGGTGTCCCGCTTCGCGAAGGGGAACTCGGACTCGCTCCCCGACACCCGCAACCCGCTCTTCGCCGACGCCGAGGCCCGCACCGCCGAGGTCGCCACGCAGGAGAACACCAGCTGGCACGACCCGCGCGAGGACGGCCTGGTCCCGGACGCGTACATCGCGATGGGCCAGACCGCCGAGAACCTGGCCCGCGTGAAGGGCATCACCCGCGCCGAGATGGACGCCTTCGGCGTGCGCTCGCAGAACCGCGCCGAGGAAGCCATCAAGAACGGCTTCTGGGAGCGCGAGATCACCCCGGTGACGACCCCGGACGGGACCGTGGTGAGCAAGGACGACGGGCCGCGCGCCGGCGTCACGCTCGAAGGCGTCTCGGGCCTCAAGCCCGTCTTCCGCCCCGACGGCCTGGTCACGGCCGCCAACTGCTGCCCGCTGAACGACGGCGCCGCCGCCCTCGTGATCATGTCGGACACCAAGGCGCGCGAGCTGGGCCTGACCCCGCTCGCCCGCGTCGTCTCCACCGGCGTCTCGGGCCTGTCCCCCGAGATCATGGGCCTCGGCCCGGTCGAGGCCAGCAAGCAGGCCCTGAAGCGGGCCAACCTGACCATCGACGACATCGACCTGGCCGAGATCAACGAGGCGTTCGCCGCGCAGGTCATCCCGTCCGCCCGCGAGCTCGGCATCGACGAGGACAAGCTGAACGTGAACGGTGGCGCCATCGCCGTCGGCCACCCCTTCGGCATGACCGGCGCCCGGATCACCGGCACGCTGATCAACTCGCTCCAGTTCCACGACAAGCAGTTCGGCCTGGAGACCATGTGCGTCGGCGGCGGCCAGGGCATGGCGATGGTCATCGAGCGCCTGAGCTGA
- a CDS encoding SGNH/GDSL hydrolase family protein → MSSRARVARRIAAGAAYGGGGIGLLGAATVGVVLAEVHIARRQVGNHGPEPVHVPAADGVYGRRMYGPRDGEPLRFLMLGDSTAAGQGVHRAGQTPGALLASGLAAVAERTVELRNVALPGARSDDLDRQVPLGLADPGWQPDVCVIMIGANDVTHRIPATKSVRHLSAAVRRLRTAGAEVVVGTCPDLGSVEPVQQPLRWLARRASRQLAAAQTIGAVEQGGRTVSLGDLLGPEFSANPREMFGPDNYHPSMEGYATAAMAVLPTLCAALGLWPEEERPDASRSEGFLPVARAAAQAAQEGGTEVAAAMPTGPRGPWALLKRRRRRRVPAEEPVSQSSA, encoded by the coding sequence ATGTCGAGCAGGGCGAGGGTGGCACGGCGGATCGCAGCGGGCGCAGCGTACGGCGGCGGCGGGATCGGGCTGCTGGGTGCGGCCACGGTCGGAGTCGTGCTCGCCGAGGTACATATCGCGCGCCGTCAGGTCGGCAACCACGGTCCCGAGCCGGTGCACGTGCCGGCCGCGGACGGTGTGTACGGGCGGCGGATGTACGGCCCTCGCGACGGCGAACCGTTGCGCTTCCTCATGCTGGGGGACTCGACGGCCGCGGGGCAGGGTGTGCACCGGGCGGGGCAGACGCCGGGCGCGCTGCTCGCGTCCGGGCTCGCGGCGGTGGCGGAGCGGACGGTGGAGCTGCGCAATGTGGCGCTGCCGGGCGCGCGCTCCGACGACCTGGACCGCCAGGTGCCGCTCGGGCTCGCCGACCCCGGCTGGCAGCCCGACGTCTGCGTGATCATGATCGGCGCGAACGACGTCACGCACCGCATCCCGGCGACGAAGTCCGTACGGCACCTGTCCGCGGCCGTACGTCGGCTGCGCACGGCCGGCGCCGAAGTGGTGGTCGGAACGTGCCCCGACCTCGGGTCGGTGGAACCGGTCCAGCAGCCGCTGCGCTGGCTGGCCCGCCGCGCCTCGCGCCAGCTCGCGGCGGCGCAGACCATCGGCGCGGTGGAGCAGGGGGGCCGCACGGTGTCGCTGGGCGACCTGCTGGGGCCCGAGTTCTCGGCGAACCCCCGCGAAATGTTCGGCCCGGACAACTACCACCCCTCCATGGAGGGCTACGCGACCGCGGCGATGGCGGTGCTCCCCACACTCTGCGCCGCGCTGGGCCTCTGGCCGGAGGAGGAGCGCCCGGACGCCTCCCGCTCCGAGGGCTTCCTCCCGGTCGCCCGCGCGGCGGCGCAGGCCGCCCAGGAGGGCGGTACGGAGGTCGCCGCGGCCATGCCGACCGGTCCCCGGGGACCGTGGGCGTTGCTGAAGCGGCGCCGCAGGAGGCGGGTCCCGGCGGAGGAGCCGGTATCGCAGTCGAGCGCTTGA
- a CDS encoding MurR/RpiR family transcriptional regulator, whose amino-acid sequence MSERTDSTRSGSDNDAGAQGPSARLQSLFEGHRLTPTQRRIAHCMVRRAAEVPFLSSVELAELAGVSQPSVTRFAVALGFDGYPALRKHLRETAPSGPATATKANEYQQAVEAEIANLRHLAELLADPEPVERAGRILAASPTLLVLGLRAAASQAFGFAYFAAKVHPDVRLLDEGGTMLADRIDAAVRAGAKTLLCFALPRHPREVVDALAYAKEAGLTVVTVADSAFAPVARHSDLLLPAAVGTGLAFDTACSPMLLGRVLLEAMCDELPQAQARLEEFDVRAAERGLFVE is encoded by the coding sequence ATGAGCGAGCGCACGGACAGCACACGGAGCGGGTCGGACAACGACGCGGGGGCGCAGGGCCCCTCCGCCCGCCTCCAGAGCCTCTTCGAGGGGCACCGCCTCACCCCCACCCAGCGCCGCATCGCGCACTGCATGGTGCGGCGCGCGGCCGAGGTGCCGTTCCTGTCGTCCGTGGAGCTGGCCGAGCTCGCGGGCGTGAGCCAGCCCTCCGTGACCCGGTTCGCGGTGGCGCTCGGCTTCGACGGCTACCCGGCGCTGCGCAAGCACCTGCGCGAGACGGCGCCCTCCGGACCGGCCACCGCCACCAAGGCCAACGAGTACCAGCAGGCCGTGGAAGCCGAGATCGCCAACCTCCGGCACCTCGCCGAGCTGCTCGCCGACCCGGAGCCGGTGGAGCGGGCGGGCAGGATCCTCGCCGCCTCACCGACGCTGCTCGTCCTGGGACTGCGCGCGGCCGCGTCCCAGGCGTTCGGCTTCGCGTACTTCGCCGCGAAGGTCCACCCCGACGTACGCCTCCTCGACGAGGGCGGCACCATGCTCGCCGACCGCATCGACGCGGCCGTCCGCGCGGGCGCCAAGACCCTGCTCTGCTTCGCGCTCCCCCGCCACCCGCGCGAGGTCGTCGACGCCCTCGCGTACGCGAAGGAGGCGGGCCTGACCGTCGTCACGGTCGCCGACTCCGCCTTCGCCCCCGTCGCCCGCCACTCCGACCTGCTGCTGCCCGCGGCGGTCGGCACGGGCCTCGCCTTCGACACGGCGTGCTCGCCGATGCTGCTCGGCCGGGTACTGCTTGAGGCGATGTGCGACGAGCTGCCGCAGGCACAGGCGCGACTCGAGGAGTTCGACGTACGGGCGGCGGAGCGCGGCCTCTTCGTCGAGTGA
- a CDS encoding DUF4287 domain-containing protein → MSQVFSEETHRNLLARIPHCTGRELRDWMRTVEEGPCFLRFEEKVSWLRGEHDLAYGHAKAIIHEYDLRRAARRFR, encoded by the coding sequence ATGTCCCAAGTCTTCTCCGAGGAGACCCACCGCAATCTGCTGGCTCGCATCCCCCACTGCACCGGTCGCGAACTCCGCGACTGGATGCGCACCGTCGAAGAAGGTCCCTGCTTTCTTCGCTTCGAAGAGAAGGTCAGTTGGCTGCGCGGCGAGCACGATCTCGCGTACGGCCACGCGAAAGCGATCATCCACGAGTACGACCTGAGGCGCGCCGCTCGGCGATTCCGGTAG
- a CDS encoding ABC transporter permease, which produces MTIDWSWIGSHQSDLATLTLSHLQAALSAVLFGLVISLPLAVVAHRVRPLRGFLLGMSNVLFTIPSIAVFVLLLPISGLTRTTTVIGLTIYTLVVLLRNTVEGLDSVPAKTKEAAKAMGTRPMRTLLTVELPLALPVIMAGVRIATVMAISLVSVATYIGDGGLGQLFTDGFQRNFPTPVIVGVVLTLLLALVADALLVGAQRLLTPWARTRTRTRKA; this is translated from the coding sequence GTGACCATCGACTGGTCCTGGATCGGGTCGCATCAGTCCGATCTCGCCACCCTCACCCTCTCCCACCTCCAAGCCGCCCTCAGCGCCGTGCTGTTCGGGCTGGTCATATCCCTGCCGCTGGCCGTCGTCGCGCACCGGGTGCGGCCGCTGCGCGGGTTTCTGCTCGGGATGTCGAACGTGCTGTTCACCATCCCGTCCATCGCGGTCTTCGTGCTGCTGCTGCCCATCTCCGGGCTCACCCGCACCACCACCGTCATCGGCCTGACGATCTACACGCTCGTCGTCCTCTTGCGGAACACCGTCGAGGGGCTCGACTCCGTGCCCGCGAAGACGAAGGAGGCGGCGAAGGCGATGGGGACGCGGCCGATGCGGACGCTGCTCACCGTCGAGCTGCCGCTCGCGCTGCCCGTGATCATGGCGGGCGTGCGGATCGCCACCGTGATGGCCATCTCGCTCGTGTCCGTGGCGACGTACATCGGGGACGGCGGGCTCGGTCAGCTGTTCACCGACGGGTTCCAGCGGAACTTCCCGACCCCGGTGATCGTCGGCGTCGTCCTCACCCTGCTGCTCGCGCTCGTCGCGGACGCGCTGCTCGTCGGCGCCCAGCGGCTGCTCACTCCGTGGGCCCGTACCCGTACTCGGACCCGGAAGGCCTGA
- a CDS encoding ABC transporter permease, whose translation MFELFKNLGAWLVGGEQWAGSDGIATRVAEHLQYSLLATLVAAVIALPVGLLIGHTGRGAFVAINLSSFGRALPTVGLVVLVFLASGLSMWPVYIALVALAVPSIVTNTYAGMTAVDPEVRDAARGQGMKAHQVLFQVELPLALPLIMTGLRLALIQVVATATIAAYVSFGGLGRYVFDGLAQRDLVQVLGGAVLVAVVAVVLDLALSGLQRLLFRNRPATLKSA comes from the coding sequence ATGTTCGAACTCTTCAAGAACCTCGGGGCCTGGCTGGTCGGCGGGGAGCAGTGGGCGGGGAGCGACGGCATCGCGACGCGCGTCGCCGAGCACCTCCAGTACTCGCTGCTCGCCACCCTCGTCGCCGCCGTGATCGCTCTGCCGGTCGGGCTGCTCATCGGGCACACCGGGCGGGGCGCCTTCGTCGCCATCAACCTGTCGTCCTTCGGGCGGGCCCTGCCGACCGTGGGCCTGGTCGTGCTCGTGTTCCTCGCGAGCGGGCTCTCGATGTGGCCCGTCTACATCGCGCTCGTCGCGCTCGCGGTGCCGTCCATCGTCACCAATACGTACGCCGGGATGACCGCCGTCGATCCCGAGGTGCGGGATGCCGCGCGCGGGCAGGGCATGAAGGCCCACCAGGTGCTGTTCCAGGTCGAGTTGCCGCTCGCGCTGCCGCTGATCATGACGGGGCTGAGGCTCGCGCTCATCCAGGTCGTCGCCACCGCCACCATCGCCGCGTACGTGTCCTTCGGTGGGCTCGGCCGCTACGTCTTCGACGGGCTCGCCCAGCGCGACCTGGTGCAGGTGCTCGGTGGGGCCGTGCTCGTCGCGGTCGTGGCCGTCGTGCTCGACCTGGCCCTCTCCGGGCTCCAGCGTCTCCTCTTCCGCAACCGCCCCGCCACTCTCAAGTCCGCCTAG
- a CDS encoding cystathionine beta-synthase, translating to MRIHESMIDLVGNTPLVRLNKVTEGLRATVLAKVEYFNPGGSVKDRIALRMIEAAERSGELEPGGTIVEPTSGNTGVGLAMVAQQKGYKCIFVCPDKVSTDKINVLRAYGAEVVVCPTAVDPEHPDSYYNVSDRLVRETPGAWKPDQYSNPHNPESHYHSTGPELWEQTDGRITHFVTGVGTGGTISGTGRYLKDASEGRVKVIGADPEGSVYSGGSGRPYLVEGVGEDFWPTAYDREVADEIVAVSDKDSFQMTRRLAKEEGLLVGGSCGMAVMAALRVAEGLGPDDIVVVLLPDSGRGYLSKIFNDDWMADYGFLEDSGPSARVGDVLKDKEGGALPSLVHMHPEETVGQAIEVLREYGVSQMPIVKPGAGHPDVMAAEVIGSVVERELLDALFAQRASLHDPLEKHMSAPLPQVGSGEPVADLMSVLGVADAAIVLVEGRPTGVVSRQDLLSFLAKDAAK from the coding sequence GTGCGCATCCACGAATCGATGATCGACCTCGTCGGCAACACCCCGCTGGTGAGGCTCAACAAGGTGACCGAAGGGCTGCGGGCGACCGTCCTGGCCAAGGTCGAGTACTTCAACCCCGGCGGCAGCGTGAAGGACCGCATCGCGCTGCGCATGATCGAGGCGGCGGAGCGGAGTGGGGAGCTGGAGCCAGGGGGCACCATCGTCGAGCCGACCAGCGGAAACACCGGCGTCGGCCTCGCCATGGTGGCCCAGCAGAAGGGCTACAAGTGCATTTTCGTCTGCCCTGACAAGGTCTCCACGGACAAGATCAATGTGCTGCGCGCGTACGGCGCCGAGGTCGTGGTCTGCCCCACGGCGGTGGACCCCGAGCACCCGGATTCGTACTACAACGTCTCGGACAGGCTCGTACGCGAGACGCCCGGCGCCTGGAAGCCGGACCAGTACAGCAACCCGCACAACCCCGAGTCGCACTACCACTCCACCGGGCCCGAGCTGTGGGAGCAGACGGACGGGCGGATCACCCATTTCGTCACGGGCGTCGGCACCGGCGGCACCATTTCCGGGACCGGGCGCTATCTGAAGGACGCGAGCGAGGGGCGGGTCAAGGTCATCGGGGCCGACCCCGAGGGGTCCGTCTACTCCGGTGGCTCCGGGCGTCCGTACCTCGTCGAGGGCGTGGGCGAGGACTTCTGGCCGACCGCCTACGACCGTGAGGTCGCCGACGAGATCGTCGCGGTGTCCGACAAGGACTCGTTCCAGATGACGCGGCGCCTCGCCAAGGAGGAGGGGCTCCTCGTGGGCGGCTCCTGCGGGATGGCCGTGATGGCGGCGCTGCGGGTCGCGGAGGGGCTCGGTCCCGACGACATCGTGGTCGTGCTGCTGCCGGACAGCGGGCGCGGATACCTCTCGAAGATCTTCAACGACGACTGGATGGCGGACTACGGCTTCTTGGAGGACTCCGGGCCCAGCGCGCGCGTCGGCGACGTGCTGAAGGACAAGGAGGGCGGCGCGCTGCCCTCGCTCGTCCATATGCACCCGGAGGAGACGGTCGGTCAGGCCATCGAGGTGCTGCGCGAGTACGGGGTCTCGCAGATGCCGATCGTGAAGCCGGGCGCGGGGCACCCGGACGTGATGGCCGCCGAGGTCATCGGGTCCGTCGTGGAGCGGGAGCTGCTCGACGCGCTGTTCGCCCAGCGGGCGTCCCTGCACGACCCGTTGGAGAAGCACATGTCGGCGCCGCTGCCGCAGGTCGGCTCGGGGGAGCCGGTGGCGGACCTGATGAGTGTGCTCGGTGTGGCCGACGCGGCGATCGTGCTGGTCGAGGGCAGGCCGACGGGTGTGGTGAGCCGTCAGGACCTGCTGTCGTTCCTGGCCAAGGACGCGGCGAAGTAG
- a CDS encoding aromatic amino acid ammonia-lyase encodes MVSQPVVVLDGHGLPVADVVRLAHASARPVPGTDAMKRVDRSWNAAREIAAWGRVYGRSTGVGANRSEDVPTEAAADHGLRLLRSHAGAIGDELPEREVRAMLAVRANQLLAGGAGLRPTVVTALCEALEAGAYPAVNEHGSVGTGDIAPLSQMGLALAGEHPWRGKGTPPKPQPLDNNDALALISSNALTLGQAALALHEMRDLLAATNLVAALSLLAVDGSYEAYALPVHESRRHRGSFDVAARMREILGADDHPTPPLGRIQDPYGFRCVPQIHGPAQDAADALEDVLTVEINAAAENPLISYTEMAAYHHGGFYMAQLALALDHFRLAVSQVARLSTSRLSTLNEPNFTRLRPFLADGEPASSGVMILEYAAGGALADLRAFSAPASLGHAVLSRGVEEQASFASLAARQTLRACAAFRQVVGCELVAAVRALRLRDLHPDVELPVGRAFELALQDLPAEIADRPLTEDVARAAQLLGRFVTP; translated from the coding sequence ATGGTGTCACAGCCGGTCGTCGTGCTCGACGGCCACGGCCTCCCGGTCGCCGACGTGGTCCGCCTCGCCCATGCGAGCGCCCGTCCGGTCCCCGGCACGGACGCCATGAAGCGCGTGGACCGGTCCTGGAACGCGGCGCGGGAGATCGCCGCCTGGGGCAGGGTCTACGGCCGCTCCACCGGCGTCGGCGCCAACCGCAGCGAGGACGTGCCCACCGAGGCCGCCGCCGACCACGGCCTGCGCCTGCTGCGCAGCCACGCGGGCGCGATCGGCGACGAGCTGCCCGAGCGCGAGGTGCGCGCGATGCTCGCGGTCCGCGCGAACCAGCTCCTGGCCGGTGGCGCGGGCCTGCGCCCCACGGTCGTCACGGCGCTCTGCGAGGCCCTGGAGGCGGGCGCGTACCCGGCGGTCAACGAGCACGGCTCGGTCGGCACCGGCGACATCGCGCCCCTGTCCCAGATGGGCCTGGCCCTCGCCGGCGAGCACCCGTGGCGCGGCAAGGGCACCCCGCCCAAGCCGCAGCCCCTCGACAACAACGACGCCCTGGCCCTGATCTCCTCCAACGCACTCACCCTCGGCCAGGCGGCCCTCGCCCTGCACGAGATGCGCGACCTGCTGGCGGCGACGAACCTGGTGGCGGCCCTGAGCCTGCTCGCGGTCGACGGTTCCTACGAGGCGTACGCCCTGCCCGTGCACGAGTCGCGCCGCCACAGGGGCAGCTTCGACGTGGCGGCCCGGATGCGCGAGATCCTCGGCGCCGACGACCACCCGACGCCCCCGCTCGGCCGGATCCAGGACCCGTACGGCTTCCGCTGCGTGCCGCAGATCCACGGCCCTGCGCAGGACGCGGCGGACGCCTTGGAGGACGTCCTCACGGTCGAGATCAACGCGGCGGCGGAGAACCCCCTGATCTCGTACACGGAGATGGCGGCCTACCACCACGGCGGCTTCTACATGGCCCAACTCGCCCTGGCCCTGGACCACTTCCGGCTCGCGGTCAGCCAGGTGGCCCGCCTCTCCACGTCCCGCCTCTCCACCCTCAACGAACCGAACTTCACCCGCCTTCGCCCGTTCCTCGCGGACGGCGAACCGGCGTCGTCCGGCGTGATGATCCTGGAGTACGCGGCCGGTGGCGCCCTCGCCGACCTGCGCGCCTTCTCCGCTCCCGCCTCGCTCGGCCACGCCGTGCTCTCCCGCGGCGTCGAGGAGCAGGCCAGCTTCGCCTCCCTGGCGGCCCGCCAGACCCTGCGCGCGTGCGCGGCGTTCCGGCAGGTCGTGGGCTGCGAACTGGTCGCGGCGGTGCGGGCGTTGAGGCTGCGCGACCTGCACCCGGACGTGGAGCTTCCGGTGGGGCGGGCGTTCGAGCTGGCGTTGCAGGACCTGCCGGCGGAGATCGCGGACCGGCCGCTGACGGAGGACGTGGCGCGCGCGGCACAGCTCCTGGGCCGCTTCGTGACCCCCTAG
- a CDS encoding Bax inhibitor-1/YccA family protein has product MRSSNPVFSRRGFSRDNGYAQFNANAQQPQAGGPAVGTAQGNPYAQAPAGNPYAQNPYAQQDVQYGAPQAPATTGRMTIDDVITRTATTLGLLIVTAALSWVLLPIDEANLGKSYGIAIGAGLVAMVLGFVQAFKRKASPPLILAYAALEGVFLGVLSSIVDNYIASGAAMQAVLGTMAVFTAVLVAYKAGWIRVNRRFYGFVMAAALGFVLLMGINLLFAVFGGGDGLGFRSGWLGVVFGIVGILLGACFLALDFKQVEDGIAYGAPKEEAWLAAFGLTMTLVWIYMEFLRLIAILQGSD; this is encoded by the coding sequence ATGAGGAGCAGCAACCCGGTCTTCTCGCGACGGGGGTTCAGCCGCGACAACGGCTACGCGCAGTTCAATGCGAACGCGCAGCAGCCGCAGGCCGGGGGCCCCGCTGTCGGCACGGCGCAGGGGAACCCCTACGCCCAGGCCCCCGCCGGCAACCCGTACGCGCAGAACCCCTACGCACAGCAGGACGTCCAGTACGGGGCTCCGCAGGCGCCCGCCACCACCGGCCGCATGACGATCGACGACGTCATCACGCGGACGGCCACGACGCTCGGCCTGCTGATCGTCACGGCGGCGCTCTCCTGGGTGCTGCTGCCGATCGACGAGGCCAACCTCGGCAAGTCGTACGGCATCGCGATCGGCGCGGGCCTCGTCGCGATGGTCCTGGGCTTCGTCCAGGCCTTCAAGCGCAAGGCGTCCCCGCCGCTGATCCTGGCGTACGCGGCCCTTGAGGGTGTCTTCCTCGGCGTGCTCTCCAGCATCGTCGACAACTACATCGCGAGCGGTGCGGCCATGCAGGCCGTGCTCGGCACGATGGCCGTCTTCACGGCGGTCCTCGTCGCGTACAAGGCGGGCTGGATCCGCGTCAACCGTCGCTTCTACGGCTTCGTGATGGCGGCGGCCCTCGGCTTCGTGCTGCTGATGGGCATCAACCTGCTGTTCGCCGTCTTCGGCGGCGGTGACGGCCTCGGCTTCCGCAGCGGCTGGCTCGGCGTCGTGTTCGGCATCGTCGGCATTCTTCTCGGTGCCTGCTTCCTGGCCCTGGACTTCAAGCAGGTCGAGGACGGCATCGCGTACGGCGCCCCGAAGGAAGAGGCGTGGCTGGCCGCGTTCGGCCTCACCATGACGCTGGTCTGGATCTACATGGAGTTCCTGCGACTCATCGCGATCCTGCAGGGCAGCGACTAG
- a CDS encoding ABC transporter ATP-binding protein produces the protein MIQFDAVHKRFPNGTTAVHDLSLDMPEGGVTVFVGSSGCGKTTSLRMINRMVEPSSGTIRVGGRDVLEQDAAELRRSIGYVIQQAGLFPHRTVLDNVATVPLLLGWGRKKARAAAGELLERVGLSAEMGKRYPHQLSGGQQQRVGVARALAADPPVLLMDEPFGAVDPVVRTQLQDELLRLQTELSKTIVFVTHDIDEAVRLGDRIAVFREGGHLVQCAPPEELLARPADEFVADFLGAERGLKLLSLTTLGDVSQGAAPEGGAWELVLDGARKPVAWRERDGGAEFPVRALRDGDSLLSALNESVASPVGLVVRVDADGVFTGVSSRDDVHERSGQAHSAAQSGGTSRGSAPDPAAQSPQGLNLGNSALDGAESRGETEEPDGAEVSDTGEKAESAGGAA, from the coding sequence ATGATCCAGTTCGACGCGGTCCACAAGCGGTTCCCGAACGGCACGACAGCGGTGCATGATCTCTCGCTCGACATGCCGGAAGGGGGTGTGACCGTCTTCGTCGGCTCGTCGGGCTGCGGCAAGACGACCAGCCTCCGGATGATCAATCGTATGGTCGAGCCCTCGTCCGGCACCATTCGGGTCGGCGGGCGCGACGTCCTGGAGCAGGACGCCGCTGAGCTGCGGCGATCCATTGGTTACGTCATTCAGCAGGCGGGGCTCTTCCCGCACCGCACCGTGCTCGACAACGTCGCCACGGTGCCGCTGCTGCTCGGCTGGGGGCGGAAGAAGGCGCGGGCCGCGGCCGGTGAGCTTCTTGAGCGGGTGGGGCTCTCCGCCGAGATGGGGAAGCGGTATCCGCATCAGCTGTCCGGTGGTCAGCAGCAGCGGGTGGGTGTCGCGAGGGCGCTGGCCGCGGATCCGCCGGTGCTGCTCATGGACGAGCCGTTCGGGGCCGTCGACCCCGTCGTGCGTACCCAGCTTCAGGATGAACTGCTGCGGCTGCAGACCGAGTTGAGCAAGACGATCGTCTTCGTCACGCATGACATCGACGAGGCGGTGCGGCTCGGGGACCGAATAGCCGTGTTCCGTGAGGGCGGGCACCTCGTGCAGTGTGCGCCGCCGGAGGAGCTGCTCGCGCGGCCCGCGGACGAGTTCGTGGCGGACTTCCTCGGGGCCGAGCGTGGGTTGAAGTTGTTGTCGCTCACGACGCTGGGCGATGTGTCGCAGGGGGCCGCGCCGGAGGGCGGGGCGTGGGAGCTCGTCCTTGACGGGGCGCGTAAGCCGGTCGCTTGGCGCGAGCGGGACGGTGGGGCCGAGTTCCCGGTGCGGGCGCTGCGCGACGGGGACTCGTTGCTGTCGGCGTTGAACGAGTCGGTGGCGTCGCCCGTCGGGCTGGTTGTCCGGGTGGACGCGGACGGTGTGTTTACGGGTGTCAGCTCGCGGGACGACGTCCATGAGCGGTCCGGGCAGGCGCACAGTGCCGCCCAGTCCGGCGGGACGTCTCGGGGCTCTGCCCCGGACCCCGCTGCTCAATCGCCGCAGGGGCTGAATTTGGGCAACTCGGCGCTTGATGGTGCGGAATCGCGCGGTGAGACCGAGGAGCCCGACGGCGCCGAGGTGTCCGACACCGGCGAGAAGGCTGAGTCCGCGGGCGGTGCCGCGTGA